actTGTTACAACTGCAGGTTTACTGATTCCTTTGAATTTTCAAGCTTTTGATGTATGCTTTTCCCATGATTTGATGagaatttttttgattgaatcTGCAAAGGTGGAAACTGTCATCTGTTTAATGACTGGtgataaaaaacttatttttcacTCCTAACATgtattttaccatattttttatTGCACTGAAACAATCTTTTTACCAAAGCAAGTCCACATAGCAGTTAACTTGAAATATTTATGGTTGCAGACGTTTCAGCATTGTTGCCCAAGTCTTTTATGATCTAATAGTTACAATAATGCATTTAAATAATCACATGAAAGAACCACCAAATATGTAAAATGCAGTTGTAAGGAACTCAAAAGTGATCTGGTAATATTATTACGTGCACGTCTATTAAGTCATGTTGATAATGCTAGATGCCCAATGCTAAGTTATCCTTTCTTTTGAAATATGCTAATTTCTTTAAGATATGTTGTCATTTCAGAAACCGATAATTCCGAGGGATTTATATAGGGCAGTCCGTGATTCACAATTGATAGGTTTGTCAGGATATTCAAAGGAGGTTAGTTCTATCTTTCGCGTGCTTAAACTCTTCTGATTCCCTTTTCATGCgtaccttttttttcttcttctttattcgTGAACTatggaattaaatatgatagAATAACATGGAGAAATATTTAACACTATGTGTCTCTATCTTTCTTCTGCTTTGATCACCAATATTGTGGTCACTATAATCATGCAGATGGTATCTATTAGAACCACAAATGGTAATTTATCAAAGTTTGATTCGTAAACATGCTTGTTTCGCCGCATATATTCTATATGCCTGGGTTCTTTTACTTATGTGGAGCTGGAgggtattttcttttgaaaattatcCAATCCAGTGCATTGTGTAGTGCACCTTGTCATTACCTGGCTGCATGTGTGGTTATTGTCAAAGTTTAGATAGAAAATGTATAACAGAATAAAGCGGTTGCACTTTGAATAAGCTGTCCTTTCACTAGGTCTCAGTTGATGCCCTTCTCTTACAACCAATTATCTCCTTTCCACTTTTTATATCTGTCTGCTGATTGTTTCCGTCTTTTCTGACCctggaaatttaaaaattaatgaataataatatataacccACTTCATCTCAAGTTTCATTGATCCCATGACCATCTTAATTGTGTGAGGTCAGACCCTCTTTTTTTCAATTACTTTGTTATGTTTGTTGACTTGCAATATTTTTCTTACTTTCCTATAGGGTCTCCCGGTCTTTGCTATTGGTGTTGGGCTCAGCACTTTCGACAAAGCATCTGTGagtattattaagtatttatCCTTTTCTTGTGATGAACTTCCTTATATCTGCATGTTGCTGGTTGTCTAGAAGGCAACGGTGCTTGTTGAAGATGTTAATCCATTCAGGCATaatgttttgagtgttttattTGTCATTCTGATTTTCATGCAACTCCATTTTGAGGACTGATTGCCATGGATACATCATTTCTTACTGCCCCTAAAGTGGAGCTATTGTTTACTTTGGTTCCTGAAGTAAGAAAATTGTTCATTCTGGCTCTTGAATGAGAtgagtttgtttgtttgatctTTTTGTCCGACATGGTAGCTTTTGTGGCCAAAAACTTGCCACATATGTGTGACACTATGTTGGACGGAGGGGGTTAAAATGAACAAATTCATCCAGCTCAGGgactaaaatgaaaattttttatttaggcCCAAAATAAATCATGCCTCCCATTTTAGAGTTGACCAGTGGCTCcattccttttcatttttttagattatttaccttttttgattatatgaacgtatatatacacattttttATTGCCATATGCAATTTTCTGTTTTTAACTTTGACATACATCCCCCTCAAGTCTCACCTGTGTTGctgtttcatttcatttttaggTTCACTACTATGTCCAGTCACACATTCAAATCAATGAATATCGTGACCGTATTGTCTTGGTGAGTAGGTTTTTGCTCAGTCTTCATGTTTGTAGCATTTTTTCTGCCACCTTTATTTACTTCTGCAACGTTGTAGCCTGCTGCAACAAGGAAACATGGACGACATATTGGTACCTGCATAAAAATTTTGGATATGACTGGCCTAAAGTTTTCAGCTCTGAGCCAAATTAAGGTGCGCCACTTACACACTCTTCTGCTTATTAATGGTAGCCTTGTTCGCTTAGGATTAGCAGTTTGCACTCTGAATTGCAAATTTGCTGATATTTTCTTTCTATGATACTCATTGTTCTCATTGAGGTTGACTTGTTTAACTTCCATTAGGTAACTGGTTGTAGAGTTCTACACAATAATCAACATGTTATCTCTGTTGACTCTTCTCTTCAAACCCATTTTCCTTGCATCTTAATTAGTCGCATGTAATCAAGGGACTGCAAGAATAGCAAAATCACAACCTATTGGTTGGAATGACCTTGATTACCAGTGTTTATCAGAATACTACGTATTATAAATTTCAACGTTTGGATTAGGATTCGACAATTATGTCTGCAACAGCTTGTCTCTTTTCGGTAACTTGAGAGTACGCCAGTAAATAGAAACCTCTGATTTGAAATTGGAGTAGTACAGGATCCATCTTTTATCATACCAATAATCTTCTTCACTAAAGACGTTACCTTTgatgctgattttttttttataatgtataaAATGCAGCTATTGACTGTCATCTCTACTGTCGATGACCTGAACTATCCCGAGAAGACGGATACTTATTTTATTGTAAATGTTCCTTACATATTTTCAGCATGTTGGAAGGTAATTTCTTTTGTCACCTTGATCTTGGTTTTCTTGTGATCAATTGAATAAgtattgaatttattattattattcttttagaTCTTTGATGTCTAGTCAATGACACATTCCTCGACATTTTTGTAGGTTGTGAAGCCTCTCTTGCAAGAAAGGACAAGAAAGAAAGTGCAAGTATTGCAAGGTTCTGGCAGGGATGAATTGTTAAAGGTAAAGCACTTCGATCTATCATTTTAGAAAAAGCATGTGTGGTCGGTATTTTATAATTCCGTCCACCTCTGAGTGTTTTCTTctaaaatgtttgctatttattttccattctAAATTGTTGATCATTTTCGCAGATAATGGACTATGCATCTCTTCCACATTTTTGTACAAGGGAAGGCTCCGGTTCGTCACGGTATTCATCTTCTGGGAGCTCCGATTGCTACTCATTGGATCATACTTTCCATCAAGAACTATATGACTACATTAATCAACAATCCCTAATTCAAGAACTTCCAAAACCCATCAAACAAGGATCCTTTCACGTCGATGTCCCGGAGCCTGACCCTCAAGACACAAAGATTTTTGCAACTATAGAGTCCGAGCTCCAAAAGATCGGGGATGCCAATGGCACAACCATATGAAGGCATAAAAAATCGGTAACACCTGCCGCTGTCAGAGCAATGTTGCAGTTGTTTACGATCCCTTTCATGTTGTTGTCCGAAATTACACAGTGGGATATACTAGGAAGTGATTGCAGTTTCTCACTGCAGGCTTCTAATGATAATATATACTAATACAATCTGTTGTAGTTATAATCTGCAGCTTTTgaactaagaaaagaaaaaggaaaaaaaaggaaaaaaaaaaacctactagACAAGGCCTGTCTCAAGTGCGCCTTAATGTACTAGTGAGAATCTAATGTATTTGCTGCAGTAATGTTAAAATGCATCCAATACTGTTATATGTAACATGCACTGAATTTTCATCAGAAATCTATTTCACTTGCTGAATTTCATGTTAATCACTTTGTTTCATGTGTAATTTGAGTTGTTCTACTCATCAGAGAATTATATGTGATTTACTCCTTGTTTGTGATGTCAAACCAGGTTAAATACTTTTGAATTGGAAGTAACTTTTGACTGGAGAAATGTATGCATTTGCTGCAGTAATGTTATTATTGCACTGAATTATCATCTTAACTGTGTTCCAGTAGAACAGTTATCAGAAATTATCTTTTTCAGCTGATATATTACAAAAACCGGCAATTTAAGAAGTTTTCTTGCAAAACCAGAAGATTTCAAATGCCAACATTGTTCTTGGATTCATGTTTGAAagtatacatacataaatagtGGCAAACTTAGTACTGGCAAGAATGCATGAGAACTTGAAGATGAAATACGAAGTTTGAGTGTCATCCTCTTTGTTATTCAATCTTGAGCGTCATGATGGCCGGAGAAAGCGTCGAGTAAAGAAGATGCGGTGACGGCACGGGCAGGTGGTGGCCGAGGGTGCTGAAGACAATCGATAAGACGGTTAATGAATGGCCTGAGATGGCATAACATCACTGTTATTTGCCCAAGCACTGCTCCTGTTGCTGCAACAATGGCTAATGGCTCCATTCCTTTCACAGAAACAAACAATCTAAGCACAAACAGAACAAGAAATCAAATACAAGAAGAACAATGTATGTATAGATGAAGTGAGAGTATAATTAGGAGTTTATATGGATTTTTGGCAGGGATGGAACTGAGGGTTGAGAGAAGTTTGAGGTTGTGATTCTGTTAACTCAAACAGCATTGTATTATTTGTGGCAAATTGGTctgttttttttgttgctttatttTGAGGGAagctttttgttttaattaacattgaaactgttattttttttttggttgatttatTATGTTGTAAAACTGGCTTCATAACTatcttttattaatcaaaatttatggaATATAAATTCTGTAACTTCATGAAACAATTTATTTGAACACATATTTTAGGACATGCCTAGATTTTAAAATCTATGCAAGTCTCTAGAGTGCCATTGGATCAGCATCCAATTACCctctcacttttattttttgcGGCCCACCCAACCGGTTTTCTCTTTGTCTCtcttctcttatatatatatatatatatatatatatatatatatatatatatatatattttacctttttattataataaaaataaaaaatattttcaaattttatataataaaaaagattgaGAGCAGGTTGTCTACGGACATCCTTAGATTTGATATTTACACGTTACATCAAATTCTAACTCACTGTGTAGGTTTTTCgtcatgtaaaaataaaattctaatttcaaaGGAGAAGGGACCCACATCAATAACAATTATTAGATGATGATCTAACGTTTGCTCTAGAGCCATccctagatttaaaattttaaaagttactttattattattatgttttgacGAAAATGATAAACGTTATACATCATGGGCATGCTCACCGGTTGAGAATTAATCGTCCAACATACACACCCTCAGCCAGGAATGAGGGGACTGGGTTATTCGTCTGCACCCATAACTAGTGATCGGTTACCATTATTATTTCCAACGAGTCTTGAACTTGAGACCTTTTGAATGTATGACGCTCGTTTTTCACAGCAAGGTCAAATATTGCTAGGTTATGAGCCCTTTGGTTAAAACGTGACTTTAACCTTAGTTAAAAtgtcaataataaaatgaaattaaaaaaaaaaagtgcaagtAATTTCACTGTTTTTCAGGGGGTGTCATGTAAAAAATCTCAAAACTATAGAACAGCAGCGATTCAGAGCGCGAATGGATCGGAAGCTCGTCGAAGATGGGAACGATGCTTCGCTCGTTGATGCGCGGAGCGAGGGCGGTGCGAGCTAGCGCGGCGGCGGGGGAGAGGCCGGGAGAAGTGGTGAGAGCGGTGATAGGAGTGCGGGAGAGGGTGAGGCGGCACCGGAGAGGCCAAACGCGCGATGAGTTCTTAGTTGAGGTGCCGGAGTCGGCGTCCTGGCTCGACACCGCTACTATGCCTATGGTCCTCACCGCCGTCGCCGTTGCGCTCTTTGCGAAGGTCCTTATGATGGTGAGTGATGAATTTCAACTCTGTTGAACGAAACCCTTGTTATTCATCATGATTCTCTGTTTGATTTGTTACcctatttatttgttgattttttgaTTGGTTTATGGTTTTCATTTGAATTCTAAGAGGATGATATGAAATTTTGGGATGATGTGATGAGAAAGGCGCATAGTCAAGCAAGTTGTGTTTTTGAAGAAGTTTCTGAAATTTTAGGGCTTATTTGTTTTAGAGTATGAATTTGGATATGAATGTGGCTTCAAATAAGGATTGAAATCATTTGTGACACGATTCTTTGGCCTAAGAGTGTGCTTAAACTGAGGGAAATAGTGgagaaaaaaaagtgaaaattgaaagaagattgttttcttttgtttaattggAATTTGGATGTGAAGAATAAGATGATAACTGATAGAAA
This portion of the Dioscorea cayenensis subsp. rotundata cultivar TDr96_F1 chromosome 3, TDr96_F1_v2_PseudoChromosome.rev07_lg8_w22 25.fasta, whole genome shotgun sequence genome encodes:
- the LOC120251649 gene encoding phosphatidylinositol/phosphatidylcholine transfer protein SFH1-like, with the protein product MGSDLQDAIKQLLALIDQVEEPLRSSFQNMHQGYPTETLNRFLKAREWSVPKAHKMLVDCLNWRIQNEIDNILAKPIIPRDLYRAVRDSQLIGLSGYSKEGLPVFAIGVGLSTFDKASVHYYVQSHIQINEYRDRIVLPAATRKHGRHIGTCIKILDMTGLKFSALSQIKLLTVISTVDDLNYPEKTDTYFIVNVPYIFSACWKVVKPLLQERTRKKVQVLQGSGRDELLKIMDYASLPHFCTREGSGSSRYSSSGSSDCYSLDHTFHQELYDYINQQSLIQELPKPIKQGSFHVDVPEPDPQDTKIFATIESELQKIGDANGTTI